Proteins from one Limanda limanda chromosome 9, fLimLim1.1, whole genome shotgun sequence genomic window:
- the si:zfos-943e10.1 gene encoding GRAM domain-containing protein 2B isoform X2 gives MPTVSRYMSFRSSKRFKSTSSYPVDSSGGGPPDKVKKSRSSSSNGSLNKMETRKALSLEAAQMEIKQQHKTLHRQAAVRSQTFDVDNRGFEKTEGTGTQSSFIKHNKTFHKLFPHIPESEDLIHAYICALQKEVPYHGRLYVTDTHACFYSSVLLKDTKVVIPVSCIHIVKKQNTALLVPNALSIRTSKRDKYLFVSLRNRESCYQLLRSVCPQIEDGSTNSSPLFSSAETSFDKSKLVNSSLSSLDDGFDQFEGSVSPSLPDQPLYKPYKEAVPNGNGSAFRSVHMQQSDSSSSEELSVSGSGGSWVWNMTEKAKSLLVQREASTLNTLLFIYLILVMMLLLTSGYIGLRIVALEEQLTSLGALPEFTVESRSRQDT, from the exons ATGCCTACAGTCAGTAGGTATATGAGTTTCCGTTCATCTAAGCGATTTAAATCGACCAG TAGCTACCCAGTAGACAGCAGCGGTGGCGGGCCACCAGACAAAGTGAAGAAAAGCAGGAGTAGCTCGAGCAATGGCAgcctcaacaagatggagacgAGGAAAGCCTTGAGCCTGGAGGCAGCCCAGATGGAGATCAAGCAACAGCACAAAACCCTCCATAGACAAGCAGCCGTCAG ATCGCAGACGTTCGATGTCGACAACCGAGGCTTCGAGAAGACGGAAGGCACGGGCACACAAAGT AGTTTCATTAAGCACAACAAGACATTTCACAAGTTGTTTCCtcacattcctgagagtgaaGACTTGATACATG CATACATCTGTGCCCTGCAAAAGGAAGTGCCCTACCACGGTCGACTGTATGTCACAGACACTCATGCCTGTTTCTACTCTTCCGTCTTACTCAAGGACACAAAG GTAGTGATTCCAGTTTCCTGTATTCACATAGTGAAGAAGCAGAACACAGCTTTACTGGTGCCCAACGCCTTGTCCATCCGCACCAGCAAAAGAGACAAG TACCTGTTCGTGTCGCTACGGAACAGAGAATCATGTTACCAGCTGCTGCGATCCGTCTGTCCTCAGATAGAG GACGGTAGCACAAATAGTAgccccctcttctcctcagcTGAGACCAGCTTTGATAAGAGCAAACTTGTG AACTCCAGTCTGTCAAGTCTGGATGATGGCTTCGACCAGTTTGAAGGTTCTGTGTCTCCGTCTTTACCTGACCAGCCTCTGTATAAACCATACAAAG AGGCCGTGCCTAATGGAAATGGCTCTGCATTCAGGAGCGTGCACATGCAGCAGAGTGATAGCTCATCTTCAGAGGAGCTGTCAGTGTCAG GTTCAGGTGGATCATGGGTTTGGAACATGACAGAAAAGGCCAAGTCCCTGCTGGTTCAGAGAGAGGCCAGCACCCTCAACACTCTACTCTTCATTTACTTGATTTT GGttatgatgctgctgctgacctcaggCTACATCGGTTTGCGTATCGTGGCTCTGGAGGAACAGCTGACTTCCCTCGGGGCGCTGCCGGAGTTCACTGTAGAGAGCAG GTCTCGCCAAGACACATAA
- the si:zfos-943e10.1 gene encoding GRAM domain-containing protein 2B isoform X3 — protein sequence MPTVSRYMSFRSSKRFKSTSYPVDSSGGGPPDKVKKSRSSSSNGSLNKMETRKALSLEAAQMEIKQQHKTLHRQAAVRSQTFDVDNRGFEKTEGTGTQSSFIKHNKTFHKLFPHIPESEDLIHAYICALQKEVPYHGRLYVTDTHACFYSSVLLKDTKVVIPVSCIHIVKKQNTALLVPNALSIRTSKRDKYLFVSLRNRESCYQLLRSVCPQIEDGSTNSSPLFSSAETSFDKSKLVNSSLSSLDDGFDQFEGSVSPSLPDQPLYKPYKEAVPNGNGSAFRSVHMQQSDSSSSEELSVSGSGGSWVWNMTEKAKSLLVQREASTLNTLLFIYLILVMMLLLTSGYIGLRIVALEEQLTSLGALPEFTVESRSRQDT from the exons ATGCCTACAGTCAGTAGGTATATGAGTTTCCGTTCATCTAAGCGATTTAAATCGACCAG CTACCCAGTAGACAGCAGCGGTGGCGGGCCACCAGACAAAGTGAAGAAAAGCAGGAGTAGCTCGAGCAATGGCAgcctcaacaagatggagacgAGGAAAGCCTTGAGCCTGGAGGCAGCCCAGATGGAGATCAAGCAACAGCACAAAACCCTCCATAGACAAGCAGCCGTCAG ATCGCAGACGTTCGATGTCGACAACCGAGGCTTCGAGAAGACGGAAGGCACGGGCACACAAAGT AGTTTCATTAAGCACAACAAGACATTTCACAAGTTGTTTCCtcacattcctgagagtgaaGACTTGATACATG CATACATCTGTGCCCTGCAAAAGGAAGTGCCCTACCACGGTCGACTGTATGTCACAGACACTCATGCCTGTTTCTACTCTTCCGTCTTACTCAAGGACACAAAG GTAGTGATTCCAGTTTCCTGTATTCACATAGTGAAGAAGCAGAACACAGCTTTACTGGTGCCCAACGCCTTGTCCATCCGCACCAGCAAAAGAGACAAG TACCTGTTCGTGTCGCTACGGAACAGAGAATCATGTTACCAGCTGCTGCGATCCGTCTGTCCTCAGATAGAG GACGGTAGCACAAATAGTAgccccctcttctcctcagcTGAGACCAGCTTTGATAAGAGCAAACTTGTG AACTCCAGTCTGTCAAGTCTGGATGATGGCTTCGACCAGTTTGAAGGTTCTGTGTCTCCGTCTTTACCTGACCAGCCTCTGTATAAACCATACAAAG AGGCCGTGCCTAATGGAAATGGCTCTGCATTCAGGAGCGTGCACATGCAGCAGAGTGATAGCTCATCTTCAGAGGAGCTGTCAGTGTCAG GTTCAGGTGGATCATGGGTTTGGAACATGACAGAAAAGGCCAAGTCCCTGCTGGTTCAGAGAGAGGCCAGCACCCTCAACACTCTACTCTTCATTTACTTGATTTT GGttatgatgctgctgctgacctcaggCTACATCGGTTTGCGTATCGTGGCTCTGGAGGAACAGCTGACTTCCCTCGGGGCGCTGCCGGAGTTCACTGTAGAGAGCAG GTCTCGCCAAGACACATAA
- the si:zfos-943e10.1 gene encoding GRAM domain-containing protein 2B isoform X1 — translation MLENKRERLKTFIRKIDEKAIFRLKHFMRESSYPVDSSGGGPPDKVKKSRSSSSNGSLNKMETRKALSLEAAQMEIKQQHKTLHRQAAVRSQTFDVDNRGFEKTEGTGTQSSFIKHNKTFHKLFPHIPESEDLIHAYICALQKEVPYHGRLYVTDTHACFYSSVLLKDTKVVIPVSCIHIVKKQNTALLVPNALSIRTSKRDKYLFVSLRNRESCYQLLRSVCPQIEDGSTNSSPLFSSAETSFDKSKLVNSSLSSLDDGFDQFEGSVSPSLPDQPLYKPYKEAVPNGNGSAFRSVHMQQSDSSSSEELSVSGSGGSWVWNMTEKAKSLLVQREASTLNTLLFIYLILVMMLLLTSGYIGLRIVALEEQLTSLGALPEFTVESRSRQDT, via the exons TAGCTACCCAGTAGACAGCAGCGGTGGCGGGCCACCAGACAAAGTGAAGAAAAGCAGGAGTAGCTCGAGCAATGGCAgcctcaacaagatggagacgAGGAAAGCCTTGAGCCTGGAGGCAGCCCAGATGGAGATCAAGCAACAGCACAAAACCCTCCATAGACAAGCAGCCGTCAG ATCGCAGACGTTCGATGTCGACAACCGAGGCTTCGAGAAGACGGAAGGCACGGGCACACAAAGT AGTTTCATTAAGCACAACAAGACATTTCACAAGTTGTTTCCtcacattcctgagagtgaaGACTTGATACATG CATACATCTGTGCCCTGCAAAAGGAAGTGCCCTACCACGGTCGACTGTATGTCACAGACACTCATGCCTGTTTCTACTCTTCCGTCTTACTCAAGGACACAAAG GTAGTGATTCCAGTTTCCTGTATTCACATAGTGAAGAAGCAGAACACAGCTTTACTGGTGCCCAACGCCTTGTCCATCCGCACCAGCAAAAGAGACAAG TACCTGTTCGTGTCGCTACGGAACAGAGAATCATGTTACCAGCTGCTGCGATCCGTCTGTCCTCAGATAGAG GACGGTAGCACAAATAGTAgccccctcttctcctcagcTGAGACCAGCTTTGATAAGAGCAAACTTGTG AACTCCAGTCTGTCAAGTCTGGATGATGGCTTCGACCAGTTTGAAGGTTCTGTGTCTCCGTCTTTACCTGACCAGCCTCTGTATAAACCATACAAAG AGGCCGTGCCTAATGGAAATGGCTCTGCATTCAGGAGCGTGCACATGCAGCAGAGTGATAGCTCATCTTCAGAGGAGCTGTCAGTGTCAG GTTCAGGTGGATCATGGGTTTGGAACATGACAGAAAAGGCCAAGTCCCTGCTGGTTCAGAGAGAGGCCAGCACCCTCAACACTCTACTCTTCATTTACTTGATTTT GGttatgatgctgctgctgacctcaggCTACATCGGTTTGCGTATCGTGGCTCTGGAGGAACAGCTGACTTCCCTCGGGGCGCTGCCGGAGTTCACTGTAGAGAGCAG GTCTCGCCAAGACACATAA